The genome window CGTCCCATTCGCCGTAAAACAGGTCCATCCGCACGTTCGAGCCCAGTTGGATCGAATAAGGCCCGCCCAGGATGTAATAGGTCACCATGGCAAACTGCGCCAGTTCCAGCGTCCACAGCGACGGGTTGAAGAAGGTCTTTGAAATCGACGACCACAGCAAAATCGCCATCAACGCAAAGATGCCGTACATGATGAACCGCCCGACACGGCGGTTCAGCCCGTCGACCAGGCGGATATAGCTCAGAAAAACTCTAGGCATGATGTGCCGCGACCGATTTGGCGCCGTCTAGTGTCGCCAGCGCTGTCGTCAGGCTGGCAACCATCGCGTCGGCGATGCGCGCAACCTCGCCCTCGGACGTCAGAAGGTCGTTGCGCACTTCGATCATTACATTCGCGATGCCGCGCGCAAGCGCGTGCTCCTTCAGCGTGTGGGTCACCCCGTCTGCCGGGCCATAGGGTTCATTGCGCGCAACGCGCCAGTGAGACAGTGGTCCGTTGTTTCCCAGCATGGCGTCAGCCAACCGCGTGTCACTATCGTGTAGAATCCCAATCTCGACCGCCCGAGGTTCGCCGAAATAGGTCGGCGTGAAGCTGTGGATCGTGACCAGCACTGGGGCCGCAGCGCCATCCAGTGTTGCCGCAACCGTTGC of Paracoccaceae bacterium contains these proteins:
- a CDS encoding N-formylglutamate amidohydrolase; this encodes MANAADREQVVEVINPGAAGPVVLVCEHASSHIPAEFADLGLSAADRLSHAVWDPGAEALGRAMAERLDAPFVAGRMSRLLYDCNRPLSSEAAMPKQVELVAVPGNAGLTATDRAERADRFYEPFRATVAATLDGAAAPVLVTIHSFTPTYFGEPRAVEIGILHDSDTRLADAMLGNNGPLSHWRVARNEPYGPADGVTHTLKEHALARGIANVMIEVRNDLLTSEGEVARIADAMVASLTTALATLDGAKSVAAHHA